In Manis pentadactyla isolate mManPen7 chromosome 3, mManPen7.hap1, whole genome shotgun sequence, a single window of DNA contains:
- the LOC130678831 gene encoding aldo-keto reductase family 1 member C15-like isoform X2: MEAPPLLLAMPNPACGLSLRLLLLPLLPAGAWSQLWKEAEVLYILIEKQLAAMYHTLLAIEPIDGKALTKVPKSKAREATKVAIDVGYRHFDAAYVYENEEEVGQALREKIADGTVKREELFYTTKLWATFFRPELVRPALERSLKKLQLDYVDLFLIHVPVAMKPGEELFPKDASGEIIFETVDLREIWTALEKCKDVGLTKSIGVSNFNHKQLDMILNKPGLKYKPVCNQVECHPYLNQSKLLEFCKSKDIVLVAYSALGTQRDPKWVPEDSPHLLEDPVLKEIAKKHSRNPGQVALRYQLQRGVVVLAKSFNEKRIKENFQVFDFELTPEDMKAIDGVNRNFRYFKAQFAVHHPWYPLSEEY, from the exons atggaggcgccaccactgctgctggccaTGCCGAACCCAGCCtgtggcctgagcctaaggctactgcttctgccactgctgccagctggagcctggtcacaactatggaaagaagcagaggtccTGTACATCTTAATAGAAAAGCAGCTGGCTGCTATGTACCACACCTTGTTGGCTATAGAGCCCATCGATGGaaaagctctgaccaag GTTCCTAAGAGCAAGGCTAGGGAAGCCACCAAAGTGGCTATTGATGTAGGTTACCGCCATTTCGATGCAGCCTACGTCTATGAAAATGAGGAGGAGGTTGGCCAGGCCCTTCGAGAGAAGATCGCTGATGGCACAGTGAAGAGAGAGGAGTTATTCTACACCACCAAG CTTTGGGCTACTTTCTTCCGACCAGAGTTGGTCCGACCAGCCCTGGAAAGATCGCTGAAGAAGCTTCAGCTGGACTATGTAGACCTCTTCCTTATCCACGTGCCTGTTGCCATGAAG CCTGGGGAGGAGCTTTTCCCCAAGGATGCCAGTGGGGAAATTATTTTCGAAACAGTGGACCTGCGGGAAATATGGACA GCCCTGGAGAAGTGCAAAGATGTGGGTTTAACCAAGTCCATCGGGGTGTCCAATTTCAATCACAAACAGCTGGACATGATTCTGAACAAGCCGGGCCTCAAGTACAAGCCCGTGTGCAACCAG GTTGAATGTCACCCTTACCTCAATCAGAGCAAACTCCTGGAATTCTGCAAGTCCAAGGACATCGTTCTAGTTGCCTACAGTGCTCTGGGAACCCAAAGAGACCCAAAGTG ggTGCCAGAGGACAGCCCACATCTCTTGGAGGATCCAGTCTTGAAGGAAATTGCCAAGAAACACAGTAGAAACCCAGGCCAGGTCGCCCTGCGCTACCAGCTGCAGCGGGGGGTGGTGGTCCTGGCGAAGAGCTTCAATGAGAAGAGAATCAAGGAGAACTTCCAG GTTTTTGACTTTGAACTGACTCCAGAAGACATGAAAGCAATTGATGGCGTCAATAGAAACTTCCGATATTTTAAAGCACAATT tGCCGTCCATCACCCTTGGTATCCATTGTCTGAAGAATATTGA
- the LOC130678831 gene encoding aldo-keto reductase family 1 member C15-like isoform X5, which produces MDLKHSRSVKLNDGHFMPVLGLGTAAPDEVPKSKAREATKVAIDVGYRHFDAAYVYENEEEVGQALREKIADGTVKREELFYTTKLWATFFRPELVRPALERSLKKLQLDYVDLFLIHVPVAMKPGEELFPKDASGEIIFETVDLREIWTALEKCKDVGLTKSIGVSNFNHKQLDMILNKPGLKYKPVCNQVECHPYLNQSKLLEFCKSKDIVLVAYSALGTQRDPKWVPEDSPHLLEDPVLKEIAKKHSRNPGQVALRYQLQRGVVVLAKSFNEKRIKENFQVFDFELTPEDMKAIDGVNRNFRYFKAQFAVHHPWYPLSEEY; this is translated from the exons ATGGACCTCAAGCACAGTCGTTCTGTGAAGCTTAATGATGGGCACTTCATGCCAGTGCTTGGACTTGGTACTGCTGCTCCTGATGAA GTTCCTAAGAGCAAGGCTAGGGAAGCCACCAAAGTGGCTATTGATGTAGGTTACCGCCATTTCGATGCAGCCTACGTCTATGAAAATGAGGAGGAGGTTGGCCAGGCCCTTCGAGAGAAGATCGCTGATGGCACAGTGAAGAGAGAGGAGTTATTCTACACCACCAAG CTTTGGGCTACTTTCTTCCGACCAGAGTTGGTCCGACCAGCCCTGGAAAGATCGCTGAAGAAGCTTCAGCTGGACTATGTAGACCTCTTCCTTATCCACGTGCCTGTTGCCATGAAG CCTGGGGAGGAGCTTTTCCCCAAGGATGCCAGTGGGGAAATTATTTTCGAAACAGTGGACCTGCGGGAAATATGGACA GCCCTGGAGAAGTGCAAAGATGTGGGTTTAACCAAGTCCATCGGGGTGTCCAATTTCAATCACAAACAGCTGGACATGATTCTGAACAAGCCGGGCCTCAAGTACAAGCCCGTGTGCAACCAG GTTGAATGTCACCCTTACCTCAATCAGAGCAAACTCCTGGAATTCTGCAAGTCCAAGGACATCGTTCTAGTTGCCTACAGTGCTCTGGGAACCCAAAGAGACCCAAAGTG ggTGCCAGAGGACAGCCCACATCTCTTGGAGGATCCAGTCTTGAAGGAAATTGCCAAGAAACACAGTAGAAACCCAGGCCAGGTCGCCCTGCGCTACCAGCTGCAGCGGGGGGTGGTGGTCCTGGCGAAGAGCTTCAATGAGAAGAGAATCAAGGAGAACTTCCAG GTTTTTGACTTTGAACTGACTCCAGAAGACATGAAAGCAATTGATGGCGTCAATAGAAACTTCCGATATTTTAAAGCACAATT tGCCGTCCATCACCCTTGGTATCCATTGTCTGAAGAATATTGA
- the LOC130678831 gene encoding aldo-keto reductase family 1 member C15-like isoform X1, giving the protein MEAPPLLLAMPNPACGLSLRLLLLPLLPAGAWSQLWKEAEVLYILIEKQLAAMYHTLLAIEPIDGKALTKVPKSKAREATKVAIDVGYRHFDAAYVYENEEEVGQALREKIADGTVKREELFYTTKLWATFFRPELVRPALERSLKKLQLDYVDLFLIHVPVAMKPGEELFPKDASGEIIFETVDLREIWTALEKCKDVGLTKSIGVSNFNHKQLDMILNKPGLKYKPVCNQVECHPYLNQSKLLEFCKSKDIVLVAYSALGTQRDPKWVPEDSPHLLEDPVLKEIAKKHSRNPGQVALRYQLQRGVVVLAKSFNEKRIKENFQVFDFELTPEDMKAIDGVNRNFRYFKAQFEAGLLSGVEVTQELPADLRTKVNSRTPYGIRQ; this is encoded by the exons atggaggcgccaccactgctgctggccaTGCCGAACCCAGCCtgtggcctgagcctaaggctactgcttctgccactgctgccagctggagcctggtcacaactatggaaagaagcagaggtccTGTACATCTTAATAGAAAAGCAGCTGGCTGCTATGTACCACACCTTGTTGGCTATAGAGCCCATCGATGGaaaagctctgaccaag GTTCCTAAGAGCAAGGCTAGGGAAGCCACCAAAGTGGCTATTGATGTAGGTTACCGCCATTTCGATGCAGCCTACGTCTATGAAAATGAGGAGGAGGTTGGCCAGGCCCTTCGAGAGAAGATCGCTGATGGCACAGTGAAGAGAGAGGAGTTATTCTACACCACCAAG CTTTGGGCTACTTTCTTCCGACCAGAGTTGGTCCGACCAGCCCTGGAAAGATCGCTGAAGAAGCTTCAGCTGGACTATGTAGACCTCTTCCTTATCCACGTGCCTGTTGCCATGAAG CCTGGGGAGGAGCTTTTCCCCAAGGATGCCAGTGGGGAAATTATTTTCGAAACAGTGGACCTGCGGGAAATATGGACA GCCCTGGAGAAGTGCAAAGATGTGGGTTTAACCAAGTCCATCGGGGTGTCCAATTTCAATCACAAACAGCTGGACATGATTCTGAACAAGCCGGGCCTCAAGTACAAGCCCGTGTGCAACCAG GTTGAATGTCACCCTTACCTCAATCAGAGCAAACTCCTGGAATTCTGCAAGTCCAAGGACATCGTTCTAGTTGCCTACAGTGCTCTGGGAACCCAAAGAGACCCAAAGTG ggTGCCAGAGGACAGCCCACATCTCTTGGAGGATCCAGTCTTGAAGGAAATTGCCAAGAAACACAGTAGAAACCCAGGCCAGGTCGCCCTGCGCTACCAGCTGCAGCGGGGGGTGGTGGTCCTGGCGAAGAGCTTCAATGAGAAGAGAATCAAGGAGAACTTCCAG GTTTTTGACTTTGAACTGACTCCAGAAGACATGAAAGCAATTGATGGCGTCAATAGAAACTTCCGATATTTTAAAGCACAATT TGAGGCAGGCCTGCTGTCTGGTGTAGAAGTGACACAGGAGCTCCCTGCAGACCTCAGAACAAAGGTGAACTCCAGGACCCCATATGGGATCCGACAGTAA
- the LOC130678831 gene encoding aldo-keto reductase family 1 member C15-like isoform X4, translated as MDLKHSRSVKLNDGHFMPVLGLGTAAPDEVPKSKAREATKVAIDVGYRHFDAAYVYENEEEVGQALREKIADGTVKREELFYTTKLWATFFRPELVRPALERSLKKLQLDYVDLFLIHVPVAMKPGEELFPKDASGEIIFETVDLREIWTALEKCKDVGLTKSIGVSNFNHKQLDMILNKPGLKYKPVCNQVECHPYLNQSKLLEFCKSKDIVLVAYSALGTQRDPKWVPEDSPHLLEDPVLKEIAKKHSRNPGQVALRYQLQRGVVVLAKSFNEKRIKENFQVFDFELTPEDMKAIDGVNRNFRYFKAQFEAGLLSGVEVTQELPADLRTKVNSRTPYGIRQ; from the exons ATGGACCTCAAGCACAGTCGTTCTGTGAAGCTTAATGATGGGCACTTCATGCCAGTGCTTGGACTTGGTACTGCTGCTCCTGATGAA GTTCCTAAGAGCAAGGCTAGGGAAGCCACCAAAGTGGCTATTGATGTAGGTTACCGCCATTTCGATGCAGCCTACGTCTATGAAAATGAGGAGGAGGTTGGCCAGGCCCTTCGAGAGAAGATCGCTGATGGCACAGTGAAGAGAGAGGAGTTATTCTACACCACCAAG CTTTGGGCTACTTTCTTCCGACCAGAGTTGGTCCGACCAGCCCTGGAAAGATCGCTGAAGAAGCTTCAGCTGGACTATGTAGACCTCTTCCTTATCCACGTGCCTGTTGCCATGAAG CCTGGGGAGGAGCTTTTCCCCAAGGATGCCAGTGGGGAAATTATTTTCGAAACAGTGGACCTGCGGGAAATATGGACA GCCCTGGAGAAGTGCAAAGATGTGGGTTTAACCAAGTCCATCGGGGTGTCCAATTTCAATCACAAACAGCTGGACATGATTCTGAACAAGCCGGGCCTCAAGTACAAGCCCGTGTGCAACCAG GTTGAATGTCACCCTTACCTCAATCAGAGCAAACTCCTGGAATTCTGCAAGTCCAAGGACATCGTTCTAGTTGCCTACAGTGCTCTGGGAACCCAAAGAGACCCAAAGTG ggTGCCAGAGGACAGCCCACATCTCTTGGAGGATCCAGTCTTGAAGGAAATTGCCAAGAAACACAGTAGAAACCCAGGCCAGGTCGCCCTGCGCTACCAGCTGCAGCGGGGGGTGGTGGTCCTGGCGAAGAGCTTCAATGAGAAGAGAATCAAGGAGAACTTCCAG GTTTTTGACTTTGAACTGACTCCAGAAGACATGAAAGCAATTGATGGCGTCAATAGAAACTTCCGATATTTTAAAGCACAATT TGAGGCAGGCCTGCTGTCTGGTGTAGAAGTGACACAGGAGCTCCCTGCAGACCTCAGAACAAAGGTGAACTCCAGGACCCCATATGGGATCCGACAGTAA
- the LOC130678831 gene encoding aldo-keto reductase family 1 member C15-like isoform X3, with protein sequence MEAPPLLLAMPNPACGLSLRLLLLPLLPAGAWSQLWKEAEVLYILIEKQLAAMYHTLLAIEPIDGKALTKVPKSKAREATKVAIDVGYRHFDAAYVYENEEEVGQALREKIADGTVKREELFYTTKLWATFFRPELVRPALERSLKKLQLDYVDLFLIHVPVAMKPGEELFPKDASGEIIFETVDLREIWTALEKCKDVGLTKSIGVSNFNHKQLDMILNKPGLKYKPVCNQVECHPYLNQSKLLEFCKSKDIVLVAYSALGTQRDPKWVPEDSPHLLEDPVLKEIAKKHSRNPGQVALRYQLQRGVVVLAKSFNEKRIKENFQVFDFELTPEDMKAIDGVNRNFRYFKAQL encoded by the exons atggaggcgccaccactgctgctggccaTGCCGAACCCAGCCtgtggcctgagcctaaggctactgcttctgccactgctgccagctggagcctggtcacaactatggaaagaagcagaggtccTGTACATCTTAATAGAAAAGCAGCTGGCTGCTATGTACCACACCTTGTTGGCTATAGAGCCCATCGATGGaaaagctctgaccaag GTTCCTAAGAGCAAGGCTAGGGAAGCCACCAAAGTGGCTATTGATGTAGGTTACCGCCATTTCGATGCAGCCTACGTCTATGAAAATGAGGAGGAGGTTGGCCAGGCCCTTCGAGAGAAGATCGCTGATGGCACAGTGAAGAGAGAGGAGTTATTCTACACCACCAAG CTTTGGGCTACTTTCTTCCGACCAGAGTTGGTCCGACCAGCCCTGGAAAGATCGCTGAAGAAGCTTCAGCTGGACTATGTAGACCTCTTCCTTATCCACGTGCCTGTTGCCATGAAG CCTGGGGAGGAGCTTTTCCCCAAGGATGCCAGTGGGGAAATTATTTTCGAAACAGTGGACCTGCGGGAAATATGGACA GCCCTGGAGAAGTGCAAAGATGTGGGTTTAACCAAGTCCATCGGGGTGTCCAATTTCAATCACAAACAGCTGGACATGATTCTGAACAAGCCGGGCCTCAAGTACAAGCCCGTGTGCAACCAG GTTGAATGTCACCCTTACCTCAATCAGAGCAAACTCCTGGAATTCTGCAAGTCCAAGGACATCGTTCTAGTTGCCTACAGTGCTCTGGGAACCCAAAGAGACCCAAAGTG ggTGCCAGAGGACAGCCCACATCTCTTGGAGGATCCAGTCTTGAAGGAAATTGCCAAGAAACACAGTAGAAACCCAGGCCAGGTCGCCCTGCGCTACCAGCTGCAGCGGGGGGTGGTGGTCCTGGCGAAGAGCTTCAATGAGAAGAGAATCAAGGAGAACTTCCAG GTTTTTGACTTTGAACTGACTCCAGAAGACATGAAAGCAATTGATGGCGTCAATAGAAACTTCCGATATTTTAAAGCACAATTGTGA